Proteins co-encoded in one Paracoccus aestuarii genomic window:
- a CDS encoding efflux RND transporter permease subunit: MSLPGLALRRPVLAVVMNLLIVLIGAMAVSRLPVRELPSVEAAEVSVRVDYTGAAPDVVDNQIASVIEGSLAGVSGVTAMRTTSNRGRMRTVLTFDSARDIDAAANDVRAAVDRVLNNLPDGAGTPRIEKNDDEGDPVIRLSMSSDAMTPLELSDYANRFITDRLARLPGVASAQIFGERAPSMRIWLDQSRMAAYGITTGDIIGALQANNVELPAGEIETGARQLQVLAQTRFTSADVFAQTVLRDEGGRPLRLGDVARIEEGPEQTTTIYRANGTLALGLGVLPQAQSNTVAISAAVRAELDAIAPTLPQGMSLRVTTDEAVFIESSIRQVLRVFVEAVVLVTAVIFLFLGSARLSLVPAVTIPVSALGAALGMMALGFSINILTLFALILAIGLVVDDAIVVLENIQRHRAMGASRAEAARRGAGQVSFAVIATTAVLIAVFVPVSFMEGDLGRLFAEFGIVLAIAVAVSGFVALTLSPVLAQRVMPREDRPNLLTRSVNRVIGWLERGYGALLDRLIARPVVILSITAFLVAAAISVYQNLPRQLTPDEDRGSMVVVVNAPQGSNLDYTDAATRRVEALLQPLVDDGVIENVTAIVGLGGNARRSLMFVNLADWDSRDQAVDEVIAQLRPQLSALTEAQVSIRAGGGLGIGGGSGRLTWSIGGPELTRTAAWAEEIAQRLADAPGLAAVEVDFAANQPGASLQIDRARAQDLGLDSETVAQTLQVLFASRNVGEYTSDGRQYPVILQAAAEDRDSVDDMLSVLIRNNRGDLIPLSAFADVTTGATVPSITRNDRLISVNMSADLVEGTDLARAMAQVEAASADLPAGAMLVWRGQAADFLENQGGVATVFGMALMIVFLVLAAQFESFRTPLVIMLTVPIGLAGAVATLLLTGASVNIFSQVGMILLIGIMAKNGILIVEFANQLRDEGRDLVTAAREGAVTRLRPVMMTTIATVLGAVPLATASGAGAESRRAIGAVIVGGLSIAFVLTLLLTPVIYVLVERIGRRGDAPEPQAQPAE; this comes from the coding sequence ATGAGCCTGCCCGGCCTGGCCCTGCGCCGCCCCGTGCTGGCGGTGGTGATGAACCTGCTGATCGTGCTGATCGGCGCGATGGCCGTCAGCCGCCTGCCGGTGCGTGAACTGCCCTCGGTCGAGGCGGCCGAGGTCAGCGTCCGCGTCGATTACACCGGCGCCGCCCCCGACGTGGTCGACAACCAGATCGCCAGCGTGATCGAGGGCAGCCTGGCGGGCGTCAGCGGCGTCACCGCGATGCGCACGACATCGAACCGGGGCCGGATGCGGACGGTCCTGACATTCGATTCCGCGCGCGACATCGACGCGGCGGCCAATGACGTGCGCGCCGCCGTGGACCGGGTGCTGAACAACCTGCCCGACGGCGCGGGCACCCCGCGCATCGAGAAGAACGACGACGAGGGCGACCCGGTCATCCGGCTCAGCATGTCCAGCGACGCCATGACGCCCCTGGAGCTGTCGGATTACGCCAACCGCTTCATCACCGACCGGCTGGCACGGCTGCCCGGCGTGGCCAGCGCCCAGATCTTCGGGGAACGCGCGCCATCGATGCGGATCTGGCTGGATCAGTCGCGCATGGCCGCCTATGGCATCACCACCGGCGACATCATCGGCGCGCTGCAGGCCAACAATGTCGAACTGCCCGCGGGCGAGATCGAGACCGGCGCCCGCCAGCTGCAGGTCCTGGCCCAGACCCGCTTCACCAGCGCCGATGTCTTTGCCCAGACCGTTCTGCGCGACGAGGGCGGCCGGCCCCTGCGCCTGGGCGACGTCGCCCGGATCGAGGAGGGGCCGGAACAGACCACCACCATCTATCGCGCGAACGGCACCCTGGCCCTGGGCCTGGGCGTGCTGCCGCAGGCGCAGTCGAACACCGTGGCCATATCCGCCGCCGTCCGCGCCGAACTGGACGCCATCGCCCCCACCCTGCCGCAGGGGATGAGCCTGCGCGTCACCACTGACGAGGCCGTGTTCATCGAAAGCTCGATCCGGCAGGTGCTGCGCGTCTTCGTCGAGGCGGTGGTGCTGGTGACGGCGGTGATCTTCCTGTTCCTGGGATCGGCGCGGCTGTCCTTGGTGCCTGCGGTGACCATCCCGGTATCGGCCTTGGGTGCGGCCTTGGGCATGATGGCCTTGGGCTTTTCGATCAACATCCTGACGCTCTTCGCGCTGATCCTGGCGATCGGGCTGGTGGTCGATGATGCCATCGTGGTCCTCGAGAACATCCAGCGCCACCGCGCCATGGGCGCCAGCCGGGCCGAGGCCGCGCGGCGCGGCGCGGGCCAGGTCAGCTTTGCCGTCATCGCCACCACGGCGGTGCTGATCGCGGTCTTCGTGCCGGTCAGCTTCATGGAGGGCGATCTGGGCCGGCTGTTTGCCGAATTCGGCATCGTGCTGGCCATCGCGGTCGCGGTGTCGGGCTTTGTCGCGCTGACCCTGTCGCCGGTCCTGGCGCAGCGCGTCATGCCGCGCGAGGACCGGCCCAACCTGCTGACCCGCAGCGTCAACCGCGTGATCGGCTGGCTGGAGCGGGGCTATGGCGCGCTGCTGGATCGGCTGATTGCGCGGCCCGTGGTGATCCTGTCGATCACCGCCTTCCTGGTCGCGGCGGCGATCTCGGTCTATCAGAACCTGCCGCGCCAGCTGACCCCGGACGAGGATCGCGGCAGCATGGTCGTTGTGGTGAACGCGCCGCAGGGGTCGAACCTGGATTACACCGACGCCGCCACCCGGCGGGTCGAGGCGCTGCTGCAACCCCTGGTCGATGACGGCGTGATCGAGAACGTGACCGCCATCGTGGGCTTGGGCGGCAATGCGCGGCGATCGCTGATGTTCGTGAACCTGGCCGATTGGGACAGCCGCGATCAGGCCGTGGACGAGGTGATCGCGCAGCTGCGCCCGCAGCTTTCCGCGCTGACCGAGGCGCAGGTCTCGATCCGGGCGGGCGGCGGGCTGGGGATCGGCGGGGGCAGCGGGCGGCTGACCTGGTCCATCGGCGGGCCGGAACTGACCCGCACCGCGGCCTGGGCCGAGGAGATCGCGCAGCGCCTGGCCGATGCGCCGGGCCTTGCCGCGGTCGAGGTCGATTTCGCCGCCAACCAGCCCGGCGCATCCTTGCAGATCGACCGCGCCCGCGCCCAGGATCTGGGCCTGGACAGCGAGACGGTGGCGCAGACCCTGCAGGTCCTGTTCGCCTCGCGCAATGTGGGGGAATATACCAGCGACGGGCGGCAATATCCGGTGATCCTGCAGGCCGCGGCCGAGGATCGCGACAGCGTCGACGACATGCTGTCCGTGCTGATCCGCAACAATCGCGGCGACCTGATCCCGCTATCGGCCTTTGCCGATGTGACGACCGGGGCCACCGTGCCCTCGATCACCCGCAACGACCGGCTGATCTCGGTCAACATGAGCGCGGATCTGGTCGAGGGCACGGATCTGGCCCGCGCCATGGCCCAGGTCGAGGCGGCATCGGCCGACCTGCCGGCGGGCGCGATGCTGGTCTGGCGCGGCCAGGCCGCCGATTTCCTTGAGAATCAGGGCGGCGTCGCCACCGTCTTCGGCATGGCGCTGATGATCGTCTTTCTGGTCCTGGCGGCCCAGTTCGAAAGCTTTCGCACGCCCTTGGTCATCATGCTGACCGTGCCGATCGGGCTGGCGGGGGCGGTGGCGACACTGCTGCTGACGGGGGCCTCGGTCAACATCTTCTCTCAGGTGGGGATGATCCTGCTGATCGGGATCATGGCCAAGAACGGCATCCTGATCGTGGAATTCGCCAATCAGCTGCGCGACGAGGGGCGCGATCTGGTCACCGCCGCGCGCGAGGGGGCGGTGACGCGCCTGCGACCGGTGATGATGACCACCATCGCCACGGTGCTGGGCGCGGTTCCCTTGGCCACCGCATCGGGGGCGGGGGCGGAAAGCCGCCGGGCCATCGGCGCGGTGATCGTGGGGGGGCTGTCCATAGCCTTCGTGCTGACGCTGCTGCTGACGCCGGTGATCTATGTGCTGGTGGAACGGATCGGGCGGCGGGGCGATGCGCCCGAGCCTCAGGCTCAGCCCGCCGAATAG
- a CDS encoding GntR family transcriptional regulator, protein MPQTRSADQVHAALTADIVQGALRPGDALAEAALAARFGLSRTPIREALQRLAAEALVERGPRRAFVVRRLGTDALRHLFEALAELEALCASMSALRMTAADHAALAAILDRGDAPGADYAAVNIQFHEALRAGAGNDVLACLLADLNRRSLPWRSAQFQLRTGRIDTSRAEHRAILDAVATRRPDRAADLMRGHMAASLGVILDLLAARDRAYSAG, encoded by the coding sequence ATGCCCCAGACCCGTTCCGCCGACCAGGTTCACGCCGCCCTGACCGCCGATATCGTGCAGGGCGCGCTGCGCCCCGGCGACGCGCTGGCCGAGGCCGCACTGGCCGCGCGCTTCGGCCTGTCGCGCACCCCCATCCGCGAGGCGCTGCAGCGCCTGGCCGCCGAGGCCTTGGTCGAACGCGGCCCGCGCCGGGCCTTCGTGGTGCGCAGGCTGGGCACGGATGCGCTGCGCCACCTCTTCGAGGCGCTGGCCGAGCTGGAGGCGCTCTGCGCCAGCATGTCGGCCCTGCGGATGACGGCGGCGGATCACGCGGCGCTGGCGGCGATCCTGGACCGGGGCGACGCGCCGGGGGCGGATTACGCGGCCGTCAACATCCAGTTCCACGAGGCCCTGCGCGCGGGCGCGGGCAATGACGTGCTGGCCTGCCTGCTGGCCGATCTGAACCGGCGCAGCCTGCCATGGCGCAGCGCCCAGTTCCAGCTGCGCACAGGGCGCATCGACACCTCGCGCGCGGAACATCGCGCCATCCTGGATGCGGTGGCCACGCGGCGGCCGGACCGCGCGGCCGATCTGATGCGCGGGCATATGGCGGCATCGCTCGGGGTGATCCTGGACCTGCTGGCGGCGCGGGACCGCGCCTATTCGGCGGGCTGA
- a CDS encoding gamma-glutamyltransferase family protein: MPEFDFLSGRRAPVLTGRAMIATSHPLASAAGLSVLAEGGNAVDAALAASAVQAVVDPLMTGIGGDCFALVAPAEGPVRALNGSGRAPAAATIEALRAAGIGDAIPQSSPHAVTVPGAVSAWCRLHADLGRLPLARLLRDAIAHARDGYVVTPRVARDWAESQAIVAADPAAAALFLPVPQAGARHAQPLLADRLRQIADQGAAGFYQGATAARMVAHLRSLGGLHSEEDFHRATDGAHWVTPISARYRGFDIHQCPPNGQGLAALLILKIIEGFDMAGLAPADRIHVQAEATKLAYHHRDALLGDADACAGLAERLLSDAAIAALRGRIDMGRAMPPALWDEPEHRDTIYLCAVDQDGLSVSFINSIFHGFGSGILDPQTGVLFQSRGASFRMIPGHPNAIAPGKRPMHTIIPGMVTQGGRTVMPFGVMGGQYQAAGHADFLSAVIDRGLSLQAAMDEPRSFATDGVLQVEAGMPEDVCDALARRGHVIHRLDGPLGGAQAIRIGDGLLEGGSDSRKDGMAIGL, encoded by the coding sequence ATGCCAGAATTCGATTTCCTCTCGGGGCGCCGCGCGCCCGTGCTGACCGGGCGGGCGATGATCGCGACATCCCATCCGCTGGCCAGCGCCGCCGGCCTGTCGGTCCTGGCCGAGGGCGGCAATGCCGTCGATGCGGCCTTGGCGGCCAGCGCGGTGCAGGCGGTGGTCGATCCGCTGATGACCGGCATCGGCGGCGACTGTTTCGCGCTGGTGGCCCCGGCAGAGGGTCCGGTGCGCGCGCTGAACGGGTCGGGCCGCGCCCCCGCCGCCGCCACGATAGAGGCGTTGCGCGCCGCAGGCATCGGCGATGCCATCCCGCAATCCAGCCCCCATGCGGTGACCGTGCCGGGCGCGGTTTCGGCCTGGTGCCGGCTGCATGCGGATCTGGGGCGCCTGCCGCTGGCGCGGCTGCTGCGCGACGCCATCGCCCATGCGCGCGACGGCTATGTCGTGACGCCCCGCGTGGCGCGGGACTGGGCGGAATCGCAGGCGATCGTGGCGGCCGATCCCGCGGCGGCGGCGCTGTTCCTGCCGGTGCCGCAGGCGGGGGCGCGCCATGCCCAGCCCCTGCTGGCGGACAGGCTGCGCCAGATCGCCGATCAGGGCGCGGCGGGATTTTATCAGGGGGCCACGGCGGCGCGCATGGTCGCGCATCTGCGATCCCTGGGCGGCCTGCATAGCGAGGAGGATTTCCACCGGGCCACCGACGGCGCGCATTGGGTGACGCCGATCAGCGCGCGCTATCGCGGATTCGACATCCACCAATGCCCGCCGAACGGGCAGGGGTTGGCGGCGCTGCTGATCCTGAAGATCATCGAGGGCTTCGACATGGCGGGCCTGGCCCCCGCGGACCGCATCCATGTCCAGGCCGAGGCGACCAAGCTGGCCTATCACCACCGCGACGCGCTGCTGGGCGATGCCGATGCCTGCGCGGGGCTGGCCGAGCGGCTGCTGTCGGATGCGGCCATCGCGGCGCTGCGGGGGCGGATCGACATGGGCCGGGCCATGCCCCCCGCGCTCTGGGACGAGCCGGAGCATCGCGACACCATCTATCTGTGCGCGGTGGATCAGGACGGGTTGTCGGTTTCCTTCATCAATTCGATCTTTCACGGGTTCGGATCGGGGATCCTGGACCCGCAGACCGGTGTCCTGTTCCAGAGCCGCGGCGCGTCCTTCCGCATGATCCCCGGCCATCCCAACGCCATCGCGCCGGGCAAGCGGCCGATGCACACGATCATTCCCGGCATGGTGACCCAAGGGGGCCGCACGGTCATGCCCTTCGGCGTCATGGGCGGCCAGTACCAGGCGGCGGGCCATGCGGACTTTCTGTCGGCGGTGATCGACCGGGGCCTGTCGCTGCAGGCCGCCATGGACGAGCCGCGCAGCTTCGCCACCGACGGCGTGCTGCAGGTCGAGGCGGGGATGCCCGAGGATGTCTGCGACGCGCTGGCCCGTCGCGGCCATGTCATCCACCGGCTGGACGGGCCGCTGGGCGGCGCGCAGGCCATCCGCATCGGCGACGGCCTGCTGGAGGGCGGGTCCGACAGCCGCAAGGACGGCATGGCCATCGGTTTGTGA
- a CDS encoding bile acid:sodium symporter family protein: protein MMLLLVTVALGLALPARGVAAEALGQVTYVAVALLFFLYGAKLDPASVRAGLMNWRLQGLTFAATYLVIPGLGLGIAALFGPLLGPQVTMGVIFLAVLPSTVQSSIAFVSIAGGNVPAAICAASLSNLVGVVLTPVLVALLLHAGDGGISLDAIIRIGTQILLPFVAGQVLRPWVGGFVRNRKTLTLVVDRGAILLIVYSAFSAGTVSGLWSEIPAAALIALIAVMLVMLAAVFGLMAGAGRVFGLPPEDRAVLFFCGSTKSLASGLPIATALFPPETVGATVLPILVYHMAQLLICAMIAQGRARRNRAAALVS from the coding sequence ATGATGCTGCTGCTGGTCACGGTGGCCCTGGGTCTGGCGCTGCCCGCGCGCGGCGTCGCGGCCGAGGCCTTGGGCCAGGTCACCTATGTCGCGGTGGCGCTGCTGTTCTTTCTCTATGGGGCCAAGCTGGACCCGGCCTCGGTCCGGGCCGGGCTGATGAACTGGCGTCTGCAGGGGCTGACCTTCGCGGCGACCTATCTGGTGATCCCGGGTTTGGGGCTGGGGATCGCGGCGCTGTTCGGGCCGCTGCTGGGGCCGCAGGTCACGATGGGGGTGATCTTTCTGGCGGTGCTGCCCTCGACGGTGCAAAGCTCGATCGCCTTCGTCTCGATCGCGGGGGGCAACGTGCCCGCGGCGATCTGCGCGGCGTCGCTGTCGAACCTGGTGGGGGTGGTGCTGACGCCGGTCCTGGTCGCGCTGCTGCTGCATGCGGGGGACGGGGGGATCAGCTTGGACGCGATCATCCGCATCGGCACCCAGATCCTGCTGCCCTTCGTGGCGGGGCAGGTGCTGCGGCCTTGGGTCGGCGGCTTTGTTCGCAACCGCAAGACCCTGACCCTGGTCGTGGACCGGGGCGCGATCCTGCTGATCGTCTATTCGGCCTTCAGCGCGGGCACCGTCTCGGGCCTGTGGTCCGAGATCCCGGCCGCGGCGCTGATCGCGCTGATCGCGGTGATGCTGGTCATGCTGGCCGCGGTCTTCGGCCTGATGGCCGGGGCGGGGCGGGTCTTCGGCCTGCCGCCCGAGGACCGGGCCGTGCTGTTCTTCTGCGGATCGACGAAAAGCCTTGCCTCCGGCCTGCCCATCGCCACGGCGCTGTTCCCGCCCGAGACGGTGGGCGCGACCGTCCTGCCGATCCTGGTCTATCACATGGCCCAGCTGCTGATCTGCGCGATGATCGCCCAAGGCCGTGCGCGCCGCAACCGCGCGGCGGCGCTGGTGTCCTGA
- a CDS encoding 2Fe-2S iron-sulfur cluster-binding protein has product MAHRPAARLTVNGQSHEFEGDPRRTLLDYLRLDLGLTGTKKGCDHGQCGACTVIVDGRRINSCLSLAVMHDGSDITTIEGLGDPQALSVLQQAFVAHDGFQCGYCTPGQICSAAAMIEEIRAGWPSAVSGDVAAAPAIDDDEIRERMSGNLCRCGAYDNILAAIRYALAQEERAT; this is encoded by the coding sequence ATGGCACATCGCCCCGCCGCCAGGTTGACCGTCAATGGCCAATCCCATGAATTCGAAGGCGATCCGCGCCGCACCCTTCTCGATTACCTGCGTCTGGACCTTGGACTGACCGGCACCAAGAAAGGGTGCGATCACGGTCAGTGCGGGGCCTGCACGGTCATCGTGGACGGGCGGCGGATCAATTCCTGCCTGTCGCTCGCCGTCATGCATGACGGCAGCGACATCACCACCATCGAGGGCCTGGGCGATCCCCAGGCCCTGTCCGTCCTGCAGCAGGCCTTCGTGGCGCATGACGGGTTCCAATGCGGCTATTGCACCCCCGGCCAGATCTGTTCCGCCGCCGCCATGATCGAGGAGATCCGCGCCGGCTGGCCCTCCGCCGTCAGCGGCGATGTGGCCGCGGCCCCCGCCATCGACGATGACGAGATCCGCGAACGGATGAGCGGCAACCTGTGCCGCTGCGGCGCCTATGACAACATCCTGGCCGCGATCCGTTACGCCCTGGCCCAAGAGGAGCGCGCGACATGA
- a CDS encoding FAD binding domain-containing protein, translated as MREFAYSRAEGLDQAVGADGRFIAGGTNLLDLMKLEVETPDRLVDINRLPLTAIKADGQGLRIGALVSNSDCAADDRVRRDWPLLSQAILAGASPQLRNKATMGGNLCQRTRCGYFMDGRSPCNKREPGSGCAAQGGVNRNMAILGASDHCIATYPGDMAVALAALQATVTTRGPDGERQIPMRYFHRLPGDHPEQDNHLEPGEVITAILLPEPFGGRQVYRKVRERASYAFALVSVAAALRMEGGRIEAARLAFGGVAHAPWTNDEVDELLAGERPSRALFDKAADILLADAVGQGGNDFKIPLLRRTLAAVLSDVTGE; from the coding sequence ATGAGGGAATTCGCCTATTCCCGCGCCGAGGGCCTGGATCAGGCCGTGGGCGCGGATGGCCGCTTCATCGCGGGCGGCACGAACCTGCTGGACCTGATGAAGCTGGAGGTCGAGACGCCCGACCGGCTGGTCGACATCAACCGCCTGCCTTTGACCGCGATCAAGGCCGACGGACAGGGATTGCGCATCGGCGCGCTGGTCAGCAATTCGGACTGCGCCGCCGATGACCGGGTGCGCCGCGACTGGCCGCTGCTGTCGCAGGCGATCCTGGCCGGGGCCAGCCCACAGCTGCGCAACAAGGCGACGATGGGCGGCAATCTGTGCCAGCGCACCCGCTGCGGCTATTTCATGGATGGGCGGTCGCCCTGCAACAAGCGCGAACCCGGATCGGGCTGCGCGGCGCAGGGCGGGGTGAACCGCAACATGGCGATCCTGGGCGCCTCGGATCACTGCATCGCCACCTATCCCGGCGACATGGCGGTGGCCTTGGCCGCCCTGCAGGCCACGGTGACCACCCGCGGGCCCGATGGCGAACGCCAGATCCCCATGCGCTATTTCCACCGCCTGCCGGGCGATCACCCCGAACAGGACAACCATCTGGAACCGGGCGAGGTGATCACCGCGATCCTGCTGCCCGAACCCTTCGGCGGGCGGCAGGTCTATCGCAAGGTGCGCGAGCGTGCCTCCTATGCCTTCGCGCTGGTCTCGGTCGCGGCGGCACTGCGGATGGAGGGCGGGCGCATCGAGGCCGCGCGCCTGGCCTTCGGCGGCGTGGCCCATGCGCCTTGGACCAATGACGAGGTCGATGAGCTGCTGGCGGGCGAACGACCGTCGCGGGCGCTGTTCGACAAGGCGGCCGACATCCTGCTGGCCGATGCGGTCGGGCAGGGCGGCAATGATTTCAAGATCCCGCTGCTGCGCCGCACGCTGGCCGCGGTTCTGTCCGACGTGACGGGGGAATAG
- a CDS encoding xanthine dehydrogenase family protein molybdopterin-binding subunit, with protein MTDSYDEPDRRDMLDRTRQGVIGQPLDRPEGPLKVWGCAPYAAEYARDRCAEGVLVGATISAGRVTAIHRDAVLAMPGVLAVISSERMLRRPAQGTAGEAPEQDVSRVDYPMQPVALVVAETFEQATAAAKALRVDYDDRSGDAAFVPDEAQAEPADDPVEAGDLDAALSGADHVVDAEFTTAGHVSAAMEPHAAIAEWQGDDLTLWGSLQMLSFNRAELADSLGIDPDHVRILSPYVGGGFGSKLGISHEAVAAALAARELGRPVRVVMSRQQVFQSIMRRSETRQRIRLGAGSDGRLTALAHEAWVSNLPGEDFSEPVTQATEFLYAGENRLLSVMKSPVTRLTAGSVRAPGEAVGMQALEVAMDELAIATGLDPVELRRRNLPEALPGEGTPYSSRRLIEAMEAGAKAFGWDQRAPEPCARREGEWWIGMGMASAARVNILAKAEARVTLTADGHVVVETDHTDIGTGSYAVLGQVAAEMLGQPIDRVTVKLGDSSLPPGAGSGGSWGASSTGSAVFRACEAIRATLAQSLGCSGDDLVLQDGQASAEGVEARAVTELLSGDLTRTGRIEPGEQMEKVHQATYGAFFCEVAVNAFTGETRLRRMTGAFGFGRVLNAKTARSQCLGGMVWGIGSALTEALSFDDRDGHLVNHDLAEYHVPVARDIPPMEVILLEERDPHASPIQAKGVGELGICGAAGAIANAVHNACGVRLRDFPMTPDRLLPHLPDPFGD; from the coding sequence ATGACCGACAGCTATGACGAACCCGACCGCCGCGACATGCTGGACCGCACCCGCCAAGGGGTGATCGGCCAGCCGCTGGACCGCCCCGAGGGGCCGCTGAAGGTGTGGGGCTGTGCGCCCTATGCCGCCGAATATGCCCGCGACCGCTGCGCCGAGGGGGTCCTGGTCGGGGCCACGATCAGCGCAGGCCGCGTCACCGCGATCCATCGCGACGCGGTTCTGGCGATGCCCGGCGTGCTGGCGGTGATCTCGTCCGAACGCATGCTGCGCCGCCCCGCGCAGGGCACCGCGGGCGAGGCGCCGGAACAGGACGTCTCGCGCGTGGATTACCCGATGCAGCCCGTGGCCTTGGTCGTGGCCGAGACCTTCGAGCAGGCCACCGCCGCCGCAAAGGCGTTGCGCGTGGATTACGACGACCGTTCGGGCGACGCCGCCTTCGTTCCCGACGAGGCACAGGCCGAGCCCGCCGACGATCCGGTCGAGGCGGGCGATCTGGACGCCGCGCTGTCGGGTGCCGATCATGTGGTGGATGCGGAATTCACCACCGCCGGCCATGTCAGCGCCGCGATGGAGCCGCATGCCGCCATCGCCGAATGGCAGGGCGACGACCTAACGCTGTGGGGCAGCCTGCAAATGCTGTCCTTCAACCGGGCGGAACTGGCCGACAGCCTGGGCATCGATCCCGATCATGTGCGCATCCTGTCGCCCTATGTCGGCGGCGGCTTTGGCAGCAAGCTGGGCATCTCGCACGAGGCGGTGGCCGCGGCGCTGGCCGCGCGCGAGCTGGGCCGCCCCGTTCGCGTCGTCATGAGCCGCCAGCAGGTGTTCCAATCCATCATGCGCCGGTCCGAGACGCGCCAGCGCATCCGCTTGGGCGCTGGATCCGACGGCCGCCTGACCGCGCTGGCGCATGAGGCCTGGGTGTCGAACCTGCCGGGCGAGGACTTCTCGGAGCCCGTGACGCAGGCGACCGAGTTCCTCTATGCGGGCGAGAACCGCCTGCTATCGGTGATGAAATCGCCGGTCACGCGGCTGACCGCCGGATCGGTCCGCGCCCCGGGCGAGGCGGTCGGCATGCAGGCGCTGGAGGTTGCGATGGACGAGCTGGCCATCGCCACCGGCCTCGATCCCGTCGAGCTGCGCCGCCGCAACCTGCCCGAGGCTCTGCCGGGCGAGGGCACGCCCTATTCCTCGCGCCGCCTGATCGAGGCGATGGAGGCGGGGGCCAAGGCCTTCGGTTGGGACCAGCGCGCCCCGGAACCCTGTGCGCGGCGCGAGGGTGAATGGTGGATCGGCATGGGCATGGCCTCGGCCGCGCGGGTGAATATCCTGGCCAAGGCCGAGGCGCGGGTGACCCTGACCGCCGACGGCCATGTGGTGGTGGAGACCGACCATACCGATATCGGCACCGGCAGCTATGCCGTGCTGGGCCAGGTCGCGGCCGAGATGCTGGGCCAGCCCATCGACCGCGTCACCGTCAAGCTGGGCGACAGCAGCCTGCCCCCCGGCGCGGGATCGGGCGGCAGCTGGGGTGCGTCCTCGACCGGCTCGGCGGTGTTTCGCGCCTGCGAGGCGATCCGCGCGACGCTGGCCCAGTCCCTGGGCTGTTCGGGCGACGATCTGGTGCTGCAGGACGGCCAGGCCTCGGCCGAGGGGGTCGAGGCCCGCGCGGTCACCGAGCTGCTGTCGGGCGATCTGACCCGAACCGGCCGGATCGAGCCGGGCGAGCAGATGGAGAAGGTCCATCAGGCCACCTATGGCGCCTTCTTCTGCGAGGTCGCGGTCAATGCCTTCACCGGCGAGACGCGGCTGCGGCGCATGACCGGGGCCTTCGGCTTCGGCCGGGTGCTGAATGCCAAGACGGCGCGGTCGCAATGCCTGGGCGGCATGGTCTGGGGCATCGGCAGCGCCCTGACCGAGGCGCTGTCCTTTGACGACCGCGACGGCCATCTGGTCAATCACGACTTGGCCGAATACCACGTCCCCGTCGCCCGTGACATTCCCCCGATGGAGGTGATCCTGCTGGAGGAACGCGACCCCCATGCCTCGCCCATCCAGGCCAAGGGCGTGGGCGAACTGGGCATCTGCGGCGCGGCGGGCGCCATCGCCAACGCCGTCCACAATGCCTGCGGCGTGCGGCTGCGCGATTTCCCGATGACACCCGACCGGCTGCTGCCGCATCTGCCCGACCCGTTCGGCGACTGA